A genomic region of Macaca thibetana thibetana isolate TM-01 chromosome 14, ASM2454274v1, whole genome shotgun sequence contains the following coding sequences:
- the CLNS1A gene encoding methylosome subunit pICln isoform X2 — MSFLKSFPPPGPAEGLLRQQPDTEAVLNGKGLGTGTLYIAESRLSWLDGSGLGFSLEYPTISLHALSRDRSDCLGEHLYVMVNAKFEEQGQGDIPTFYTYEEGLSHLTAEGQATLERLEGMLSQSVSSQYNMAGVRTEDSIRDYEDGMEVDTTPTVAGQFEDADVDH; from the exons ATGAGCTTCCTCAAAAGTTTCCCGCCGCCTGGGCCGGCGGAGGGGCTCCTGCGGCAACAACCAGACACCGAGGCTGTGCTGAACGGGAAGGGCCTCGGCACTGGTACCCTTTACATCGCTGAGAG cCGCCTGTCTTGGTTAGATGGTTCTGGATTAGGATTCTCACTGGAATACCCCACTATTAGTTTACATGCATTATCCAGGGACCGAAGTGACTGTCTAGGAGAGCATTTGTATGTTATGGTGAATGCCAAATTTGAAG aaCAAGGACAGGGGGACATCCCTACATTTTACACCTATGAAGAAGGATTATCCCATCTAACAGCAGAAGGCCAAGCCACATTGGAGAGATTAGAAGGAATGCTCTCTCAGTCTGTGAGCAGCCAGTATAATATGGCTGGGGTGAGGACAGAAGATTCAATAAGAGATTATGAAG atGGGATGGAGGTGGATACCACACCAACAGTTGCTGGACAGTTTGAAGATGCAGATGTTGATCACTGA
- the CLNS1A gene encoding methylosome subunit pICln isoform X1, producing MSFLKSFPPPGPAEGLLRQQPDTEAVLNGKGLGTGTLYIAESRLSWLDGSGLGFSLEYPTISLHALSRDRSDCLGEHLYVMVNAKFEEESKEPVADEEEEDSDDDVEPITEFRFVPSDKSALEAMFTAMCECQALHPDPEDEDSDDYDGEEYDVEAHEQGQGDIPTFYTYEEGLSHLTAEGQATLERLEGMLSQSVSSQYNMAGVRTEDSIRDYEDGMEVDTTPTVAGQFEDADVDH from the exons ATGAGCTTCCTCAAAAGTTTCCCGCCGCCTGGGCCGGCGGAGGGGCTCCTGCGGCAACAACCAGACACCGAGGCTGTGCTGAACGGGAAGGGCCTCGGCACTGGTACCCTTTACATCGCTGAGAG cCGCCTGTCTTGGTTAGATGGTTCTGGATTAGGATTCTCACTGGAATACCCCACTATTAGTTTACATGCATTATCCAGGGACCGAAGTGACTGTCTAGGAGAGCATTTGTATGTTATGGTGAATGCCAAATTTGAAG aagaatCAAAAGAACCTGTTGctgatgaagaagaggaagacagtgatgatgatgttgaACCTATTACTGAATTTAGATTTGTGCCTAGTGATAAATCAGCAT TGGAGGCAATGTTCACTGCAATGTGCGAGTGCCAGGCCTTGCATCCAGATCCTGAGGATGAGGATTCAGATGACTACGATGGAGAAGAATATGATGTAGAAGCACATG aaCAAGGACAGGGGGACATCCCTACATTTTACACCTATGAAGAAGGATTATCCCATCTAACAGCAGAAGGCCAAGCCACATTGGAGAGATTAGAAGGAATGCTCTCTCAGTCTGTGAGCAGCCAGTATAATATGGCTGGGGTGAGGACAGAAGATTCAATAAGAGATTATGAAG atGGGATGGAGGTGGATACCACACCAACAGTTGCTGGACAGTTTGAAGATGCAGATGTTGATCACTGA